One genomic window of Streptomyces sp. NBC_01498 includes the following:
- a CDS encoding PP2C family protein-serine/threonine phosphatase, giving the protein MRAAAPHALVDKVRDALAVSHGATRVQLFLADYGFTVLTPYDPLPGKEQPLSLYNSPEGRAFGSQEPREQQVRHGDAVDHHLPVTVRGERTGILSVRLPSDRSTPEAVDELAHVADLLGHEILVAERDTDAYQRARRVSRLTLAAEMQWQLLPARACSAEEFSIGAQLEPAYAIHGDNFDWAADADELTVAVTNGMGEGIQASLLSNLAVNALRNARRSGLDIAGQAALADQAIYEQHRGASHVSTLLMRFELATGRVEVVDAGSPQLWRRRGRTVERVPLEAQLPLGMFEESHYEAQEFHVLPGDRLLMVSDGVYDALSPDGEPYGERALARAINSTSLLPAATVPRALLRTLAEFRKADPPDDALALCLDWTGRAEPELRAESLVPEPPAEEPAPEQD; this is encoded by the coding sequence GTGCGGGCAGCCGCGCCGCACGCACTCGTGGACAAGGTCCGCGACGCGCTGGCCGTCTCCCACGGCGCGACCCGCGTCCAGCTGTTCCTCGCGGACTACGGTTTCACGGTTCTCACCCCGTACGATCCGCTGCCGGGCAAGGAACAGCCGCTCTCGCTCTACAACAGCCCCGAGGGACGCGCGTTCGGCAGCCAGGAACCGCGTGAGCAGCAGGTGCGGCACGGCGACGCCGTCGATCACCACCTTCCGGTGACCGTACGCGGCGAACGCACCGGCATCCTCTCCGTCCGGCTGCCCTCCGACCGGTCCACCCCCGAGGCCGTGGACGAGCTGGCCCATGTCGCCGATCTGCTGGGCCACGAGATCCTGGTCGCCGAACGGGACACCGACGCCTACCAGCGGGCCCGCCGGGTCAGCCGGCTCACCCTCGCCGCCGAGATGCAGTGGCAACTGCTCCCGGCGCGCGCGTGCAGCGCCGAGGAGTTCTCCATCGGCGCCCAGCTGGAGCCGGCCTACGCCATCCACGGGGACAACTTCGACTGGGCGGCGGACGCGGACGAGCTGACCGTCGCCGTCACCAACGGCATGGGCGAGGGCATCCAGGCGTCCCTGCTCAGCAATCTCGCCGTCAACGCCCTGCGCAACGCGCGTCGCTCCGGACTCGACATCGCCGGCCAGGCCGCCCTCGCCGACCAGGCGATCTACGAGCAGCACCGGGGCGCGTCGCACGTGTCAACGCTGCTGATGCGCTTCGAGCTGGCGACCGGCCGCGTGGAGGTCGTGGACGCGGGCTCGCCCCAGCTGTGGCGCCGCCGCGGCCGGACGGTCGAGCGGGTCCCCCTCGAAGCCCAGCTGCCGCTCGGCATGTTCGAGGAGTCCCACTACGAGGCCCAGGAGTTCCACGTCCTGCCCGGCGACCGGCTGCTCATGGTGAGCGACGGCGTGTACGACGCGCTCTCGCCGGACGGTGAGCCGTACGGCGAACGGGCGCTGGCCCGCGCGATCAACTCCACCAGCCTGCTGCCCGCCGCGACGGTGCCGCGCGCCCTGCTGCGCACCCTGGCCGAGTTCCGCAAGGCCGACCCGCCGGACGACGCGCTCGCGCTGTGCCTCGACTGGACCGGCCGGGCCGAGCCCGAACTCCGCGCCGAATCACTGGTTCCCGAGCCGCCCGCCGAGGAACCGGCGCCGGAACAGGACTGA
- a CDS encoding response regulator → MSISPQPQPVEVLLVEDDAGDELMTREAFEDNRIGNTLHVVRDGLEALDFLYQRGDHTEAPRPDLILLDLNLPKYDGRQVLEQVKSDPDLSHIPVVVLTTSAAEEDILRSYKLHANAYVTKPVDLDQFIRAIRQIDDFFVTVVKLPRMF, encoded by the coding sequence ATGAGCATTTCTCCCCAGCCCCAGCCCGTCGAGGTACTCCTGGTCGAGGACGACGCGGGCGACGAACTCATGACCCGTGAGGCGTTCGAGGACAACAGGATCGGCAACACGCTGCACGTCGTACGGGACGGGCTGGAGGCGCTGGACTTCCTCTACCAGCGCGGGGACCACACCGAGGCACCGCGCCCCGATCTGATCCTGCTCGATCTCAACCTGCCCAAGTACGACGGCCGCCAGGTGCTGGAACAGGTCAAGTCCGACCCCGACCTCAGCCACATCCCGGTGGTCGTCCTCACCACGTCGGCGGCCGAGGAGGACATCCTCCGCAGCTACAAGCTGCACGCCAACGCGTATGTGACCAAGCCCGTCGACCTGGACCAGTTCATCCGGGCGATCCGGCAGATCGACGACTTCTTCGTCACGGTGGTCAAGCTGCCCCGGATGTTCTGA
- a CDS encoding SDR family oxidoreductase has product MTNGDPTAPEPAAPGPAGTPDPAQAPVAATPGAAALGGPAPGDPAPALHCLVTGASGYIGGRLVPELLDAGHRVRCLARTPEKLRDHTWAGRAEVVRGDVTDAASVADAMRGVDVAYYLVHSLGTGPGFERTDADAARIFAEQAHAAGVRRVVYLGGLTPAGVPERDLSPHLRSRAEVGHILLGSRVPTTVLRAAVIIGSGSASFEMLRYLTERLPVMVTPSWVRSRIQPIAVRDVLRYLVGGARMPDDVSRSFDIGGPDVLTYLEMMHTYAAVAGLRHRLIMPVPVLTPTLSSHWIGLVTPVPRSIARPLAESLRHEVVCREHDIARYVPDLPGRPVGFEAALTLALKRIQDAQVTTRWSSASVPGAPSDPLPTDPDWAGGSLYTDLRELTVDASPDALWRVIEGIGGDNGWYSFPLAWAVRGWLDRLVGGVGLRRGRRDAARLRVGDSLDFWRVEEIETGRLLRLRAEMRLPGLAWLEMRVERDQRGRTHYRQRAVFHPRGLLGHAYWWSVAPFHSGVFGGMARNIAKAAAKDGTVPVLHGARH; this is encoded by the coding sequence ATGACGAACGGCGACCCGACGGCCCCTGAACCGGCGGCTCCCGGCCCGGCGGGGACCCCGGACCCGGCGCAGGCCCCCGTAGCGGCGACGCCCGGCGCGGCTGCCCTCGGCGGCCCGGCACCCGGTGACCCTGCCCCCGCCCTGCACTGCCTGGTCACCGGCGCCAGCGGCTACATCGGGGGCCGGCTCGTCCCCGAACTGCTCGACGCCGGGCACCGGGTGCGCTGTCTCGCCCGTACGCCCGAGAAGCTGCGCGACCACACCTGGGCGGGGCGGGCCGAGGTCGTACGCGGCGACGTCACGGACGCCGCGTCGGTCGCCGACGCCATGCGGGGTGTCGACGTGGCCTACTACCTGGTCCACTCGCTCGGCACCGGCCCCGGCTTCGAGCGCACCGACGCCGACGCCGCCCGGATCTTCGCCGAACAGGCCCACGCGGCGGGCGTCCGCCGCGTCGTCTACCTCGGCGGCCTCACCCCGGCCGGCGTACCCGAGCGGGACCTCTCGCCCCATCTGCGCTCCCGCGCCGAGGTCGGGCACATCCTGCTCGGCTCACGCGTGCCCACCACCGTCCTGCGCGCCGCCGTCATCATCGGCTCCGGCTCGGCCTCCTTCGAGATGCTGCGCTATCTCACCGAACGCCTCCCGGTGATGGTCACCCCCAGCTGGGTACGCAGCCGGATCCAGCCCATCGCCGTACGCGACGTCCTGCGCTACCTGGTCGGCGGCGCGCGGATGCCCGACGACGTCAGCCGCTCCTTCGACATCGGCGGCCCCGACGTCCTCACCTATCTGGAGATGATGCACACCTACGCGGCCGTCGCAGGGCTGCGGCACCGGCTGATCATGCCCGTGCCGGTCCTCACCCCGACCCTGTCCAGCCACTGGATCGGCCTGGTGACCCCCGTACCCCGCTCGATCGCCCGGCCGCTCGCCGAGTCGCTGCGGCACGAGGTCGTCTGCCGCGAGCACGACATCGCGCGGTACGTCCCCGATCTGCCCGGCCGCCCCGTCGGCTTCGAGGCGGCCCTGACCCTGGCCCTCAAACGGATCCAGGACGCCCAGGTCACCACCCGCTGGTCCTCCGCCTCCGTGCCCGGCGCGCCGAGCGACCCGCTGCCGACGGACCCCGACTGGGCGGGCGGCAGCCTCTACACCGACCTGCGCGAACTGACCGTCGACGCGAGCCCCGACGCGCTCTGGCGGGTCATCGAGGGGATCGGCGGCGACAACGGCTGGTACTCCTTCCCGCTGGCCTGGGCCGTACGGGGCTGGCTGGACCGGCTGGTGGGCGGGGTCGGGCTGCGCCGGGGACGCCGGGACGCCGCCCGGCTGCGGGTCGGCGACTCGCTGGACTTCTGGCGCGTCGAGGAGATCGAGACGGGCCGGCTGCTGCGGCTGCGCGCCGAGATGCGGCTGCCGGGTCTGGCCTGGCTGGAGATGCGCGTCGAGCGGGACCAGCGGGGCCGTACCCACTACCGGCAGCGTGCCGTGTTCCACCCGCGCGGACTGCTGGGCCACGCCTACTGGTGGAGCGTCGCGCCGTTCCACTCCGGCGTCTTCGGCGGCATGGCGCGCAACATCGCGAAGGCGGCGGCCAAGGACGGGACGGTGCCCGTCCTCCACGGGGCGCGGCACTGA
- a CDS encoding flavin reductase family protein translates to MTVTVPSRSLAPGISPELFRNAFRRYPAGVVVITADAGRGPAGFTATSLTSLSLSPPLVSFGISVTGSSWPTVERASSAVVNFVAAEQEPLARTFATSGVDRFAAPTPWHRLPGGEPVLDGVAGWLRLSIQQIVPAGDHRIVVGRVEEAEYHVTRRPLLFHDGRYLPL, encoded by the coding sequence ATGACTGTCACCGTTCCTTCGCGTTCCCTCGCTCCGGGTATTTCCCCGGAGCTGTTCCGAAACGCCTTCCGCCGATATCCGGCGGGCGTGGTCGTGATCACCGCCGACGCCGGCCGGGGTCCGGCCGGATTCACCGCCACCTCCCTCACCTCGCTCTCGCTCTCCCCGCCGCTCGTGTCGTTCGGGATCTCCGTCACCGGCTCGTCGTGGCCGACCGTCGAGCGCGCCTCCTCGGCCGTCGTCAACTTCGTCGCCGCCGAACAGGAGCCACTGGCAAGGACGTTCGCGACGAGCGGCGTCGACCGGTTCGCCGCGCCGACGCCCTGGCACCGCCTGCCGGGCGGGGAGCCCGTGCTGGACGGCGTGGCCGGCTGGCTGCGGCTGAGCATCCAGCAGATCGTGCCCGCCGGTGATCACCGGATCGTCGTCGGCCGGGTCGAGGAGGCGGAGTACCACGTGACCCGGCGCCCGCTGCTCTTCCACGACGGCCGTTATCTGCCGCTCTGA
- a CDS encoding RNA polymerase sigma factor SigF, protein MSTHSPAGPPSTGAATTRTDAPSGELPWIEDTGKVSPKDARQLSKLFFERLRTLEEGTHEYQYARNTLIEMNQSLVRFAARRFRNLGNGDMEDVLQVGTIGLIKAIDRFDLSREVEFSSFAVPYIHGEIKRFFRDTTWAVHVPRRLQELRTDLTRAQDELTERLGRRPTVAEVAGRLGLTEAEVIDGRVAANGYTAGSLDLPGDSDDGPDSGGRAFADTLGACDPAMELIEDFHALAPLLERLDERERGIVEMRFGREMTQSEIGAELGVSQMHVSRLLSRILTTLRTGMLTEE, encoded by the coding sequence ATGAGTACGCATTCCCCCGCCGGCCCTCCGAGCACCGGAGCGGCCACCACTCGCACGGACGCGCCGTCCGGCGAGCTTCCCTGGATCGAGGACACCGGGAAGGTGTCCCCCAAGGACGCACGACAGTTGTCGAAGCTCTTCTTCGAGCGGCTCCGGACGCTCGAAGAGGGCACCCACGAATACCAGTACGCCCGCAACACACTGATCGAGATGAACCAGTCGCTGGTGAGATTCGCGGCGCGGCGTTTCCGCAATCTCGGCAACGGCGACATGGAGGACGTGCTCCAGGTCGGCACGATCGGTCTGATCAAGGCCATCGACCGGTTCGACCTCTCCCGCGAGGTGGAGTTCAGCTCCTTCGCGGTGCCGTACATCCACGGCGAGATCAAGCGGTTCTTCCGTGACACCACCTGGGCCGTCCATGTGCCGCGCAGGCTCCAGGAGTTGCGCACGGACCTGACCAGGGCGCAGGACGAGCTGACCGAGCGGCTCGGCCGCCGGCCCACCGTCGCCGAGGTCGCCGGGCGGCTGGGGCTGACCGAGGCCGAGGTCATCGACGGACGGGTCGCGGCCAACGGCTACACCGCCGGTTCGCTCGATCTGCCGGGCGACTCCGACGACGGGCCGGACAGCGGCGGCCGGGCCTTCGCCGACACGCTGGGCGCGTGCGATCCGGCCATGGAGCTGATCGAGGACTTCCACGCGCTGGCCCCGCTGCTGGAGCGGCTGGACGAGCGCGAGCGCGGGATCGTCGAGATGCGGTTCGGGCGCGAGATGACGCAGTCCGAGATCGGCGCCGAGCTGGGCGTGTCGCAGATGCATGTGTCCCGGCTGCTCTCCCGCATCCTGACCACCCTGCGGACGGGCATGCTCACCGAGGAGTGA
- a CDS encoding MarR family winged helix-turn-helix transcriptional regulator, translating to MSPLTGQPPSREKMAEAARAASELLEVLWGRGQEAAPSGTVSPSQLRALLVLERYDGTNLRSLGKALGSRPPSVSRLCDRMEALGLVERRTSTASRREVELRLSPRGHKVLDEHRAIRAREVSAVLEGMDPAAVAALTDGLTAFHAAAAARLDEAARTRPADDGGTAADSA from the coding sequence ATGTCCCCCCTCACCGGTCAGCCGCCTTCTCGCGAGAAGATGGCCGAGGCCGCTCGCGCCGCCTCGGAACTGCTTGAGGTGTTGTGGGGGCGCGGCCAGGAGGCGGCGCCGTCCGGGACGGTGTCGCCCTCGCAGCTCCGGGCCCTGCTCGTGCTGGAGAGGTACGACGGGACGAATCTGCGCTCGCTGGGCAAGGCGCTCGGCTCCCGCCCTCCGTCGGTGAGCCGGCTGTGCGACCGGATGGAGGCGCTGGGCCTGGTGGAACGGCGTACCAGCACCGCCAGCCGCCGTGAGGTGGAGCTGCGGCTGAGCCCGCGCGGACACAAGGTGCTGGACGAGCACCGGGCGATCCGCGCCCGCGAGGTCAGCGCCGTTCTGGAGGGCATGGACCCGGCGGCGGTGGCGGCCCTCACGGACGGGCTGACCGCGTTCCACGCGGCGGCCGCCGCCCGGCTGGACGAGGCGGCGCGGACGCGCCCCGCCGACGACGGGGGCACCGCGGCGGACAGCGCCTGA
- a CDS encoding sensor histidine kinase, which produces MAHGTGTPAPAPRPPLGHEVRILRRLTVQGWFLLAVAALCTMTLFAGGVAAVMLARTTDTGDHLIDEVSPARTQAFRLQAALLDQETGVRGYLLTRDEDALEPYRRGVADETAARARLVELIDGLDRPEADLRDVDDAAGRWRTEFATPALEGRPGDDPASLAEAKRAFDRVRAALAAQQDHLTEEQRKARAAFSDARTDRDQALTAALGAFLLIGVAMTVLVHFTVVRPLATVRTASRRVAGGDFDHAIPAHGPADLRTLAEAVEAMRLRVVSELVTARANEDELARQAADLDAGAVELRRSNAELEQFAYVASHDLQEPLRKVASFCQLLEKRYGNQLDDRATQYIGFAVDGAKRMQVLINDLLTFSRVGRVQDAQEPVALDAALDRAVRNLSVAVEETGAVIERPAELPEVVGDPTLLTMLWQNLIGNAVKFRHPDRVPHITVTVDREADADLWTFGVTDNGIGIAEEFAEKVFIIFQRLHAKDTYAGTGIGLSLCKKVVEHSGGGIWIDTDHTDGTRIAFTLPVRPDAAAPSVPAATTTEGSTV; this is translated from the coding sequence GTGGCCCACGGGACCGGGACCCCGGCGCCCGCGCCGCGCCCCCCGCTCGGCCACGAGGTCCGGATCCTGCGGCGGCTGACCGTCCAGGGCTGGTTCCTGCTGGCCGTCGCCGCCCTGTGCACGATGACGCTGTTCGCCGGGGGAGTGGCGGCCGTCATGCTCGCCCGTACCACGGACACCGGTGACCATCTGATCGACGAGGTCTCCCCGGCCCGCACCCAGGCGTTCCGGCTCCAGGCCGCGCTCCTGGACCAGGAGACGGGCGTCCGCGGCTATCTCCTCACCAGGGACGAGGACGCGCTGGAGCCGTACCGGCGCGGTGTCGCCGACGAGACCGCCGCCCGCGCACGGCTCGTCGAACTCATCGACGGGCTCGACCGGCCGGAGGCCGACCTGCGGGACGTCGACGACGCGGCGGGCCGGTGGCGCACCGAGTTCGCCACCCCGGCCCTGGAGGGCAGGCCCGGCGACGACCCCGCCTCGCTGGCCGAGGCGAAGCGCGCCTTCGACCGGGTGCGGGCGGCGCTCGCCGCCCAGCAGGACCATCTCACCGAGGAACAGCGCAAGGCACGGGCCGCCTTCTCCGACGCCCGCACCGACCGCGACCAGGCACTGACCGCCGCCCTGGGGGCGTTCCTGCTGATCGGCGTGGCGATGACCGTGCTCGTGCACTTCACCGTCGTACGGCCGCTGGCGACCGTCCGTACGGCGTCCCGGCGGGTCGCGGGAGGCGACTTCGACCACGCGATCCCCGCGCACGGGCCGGCCGACCTGCGAACCCTCGCGGAGGCCGTGGAGGCCATGCGGCTGCGGGTGGTCAGCGAACTCGTCACCGCCCGCGCCAACGAGGACGAACTCGCCCGCCAGGCGGCCGACCTGGACGCGGGCGCGGTGGAACTGCGGCGGTCCAACGCGGAGCTGGAGCAGTTCGCGTACGTCGCCTCCCACGACCTCCAGGAGCCGCTGCGCAAGGTCGCCTCCTTCTGCCAGCTGCTGGAGAAGCGGTACGGCAACCAGCTCGACGACCGTGCCACGCAGTACATCGGCTTCGCGGTCGACGGCGCCAAGCGCATGCAGGTCCTGATCAACGACCTGCTCACCTTCTCCCGCGTCGGCCGGGTCCAGGACGCCCAGGAACCGGTCGCCCTCGACGCGGCGCTGGACCGCGCCGTCCGGAACCTCTCGGTCGCCGTCGAGGAGACGGGGGCCGTCATCGAGCGCCCGGCGGAGCTGCCCGAGGTCGTGGGCGATCCGACGCTGCTGACGATGCTCTGGCAGAACCTCATCGGCAACGCCGTCAAGTTCCGCCACCCCGACCGGGTCCCGCACATCACCGTCACGGTGGACCGCGAGGCGGACGCGGACCTCTGGACGTTCGGCGTCACCGACAACGGGATCGGCATCGCCGAGGAGTTCGCCGAGAAGGTGTTCATCATCTTCCAGCGGCTGCACGCCAAGGACACGTACGCCGGGACGGGCATCGGTCTGTCACTCTGCAAGAAGGTCGTCGAGCACAGCGGCGGCGGCATCTGGATCGACACGGACCACACCGACGGCACCCGTATCGCCTTCACCCTCCCGGTCCGGCCGGATGCCGCCGCCCCGTCGGTCCCGGCGGCCACCACCACCGAAGGAAGCACCGTATGA
- a CDS encoding ROK family protein, producing MRRADIPPSTDPPRRAPGTRTVLTAVLDHGPVARSTVARLTGLSPASVTGHTARLLAEGLLRESPETAGPRGLGRPHIPVDIDTGRHLVAGAHIAVTHSTLSLMDLRGRIVAEDRRPHPDGRPRPGQVLDSLAGRLPRLLAAHSGGRSVLALGVATGHRVDPATGTILLHPHLGWRDVAVRDHLAAATGLPVHVDSHARALARAEQLLGRASAHGSAVLLFVGAVVDAAFATAGEVHAGPRNGAGSVAHLPVGGDGGLASEVSEQAMVRLAAEQGFPVPSFTVLLEHALAGEPRALELFRRRARVIGRAVALLLDMFDPEVLVVVEPGTGLLPHCLADLRAEVAARSLVCDDPEQAVVASSFTGRVLSTAGAAVALGALYADPLGSLPAPAAVS from the coding sequence GTGCGGCGCGCGGACATCCCGCCGAGCACCGACCCGCCGCGACGCGCCCCGGGCACGAGGACCGTACTGACCGCCGTCCTCGACCACGGCCCCGTCGCGCGCAGCACCGTCGCCCGGCTCACCGGTCTGTCGCCCGCGTCCGTCACCGGGCACACCGCCCGGCTCCTCGCCGAGGGACTGCTCCGGGAGAGCCCGGAGACCGCCGGGCCGCGCGGGCTCGGCCGCCCGCACATCCCCGTCGACATCGACACCGGCCGTCATCTGGTGGCGGGCGCGCACATCGCCGTCACCCACTCGACGCTCTCCCTGATGGATCTGCGCGGCCGGATCGTCGCCGAGGACCGCCGGCCGCACCCGGACGGCCGTCCGCGGCCCGGCCAGGTGCTGGACTCCCTCGCCGGCCGGCTGCCCCGGCTTCTCGCCGCCCACTCCGGCGGCCGGTCCGTGCTGGCCCTCGGCGTGGCGACCGGTCACCGGGTCGACCCCGCCACCGGGACGATCCTGCTCCATCCGCACCTGGGCTGGCGGGACGTCGCCGTACGGGACCACCTCGCCGCCGCGACCGGGCTGCCCGTCCATGTGGACAGCCACGCACGGGCGTTGGCGCGCGCCGAGCAACTGCTCGGCCGGGCGTCGGCACACGGGAGCGCGGTACTGCTGTTCGTCGGAGCGGTGGTGGACGCCGCGTTCGCCACCGCCGGAGAGGTGCACGCGGGCCCCCGGAACGGCGCGGGAAGCGTCGCGCACCTGCCGGTGGGCGGTGACGGCGGCCTCGCGTCGGAGGTCTCCGAACAGGCCATGGTGCGACTCGCGGCCGAACAGGGCTTCCCCGTCCCCTCCTTCACCGTGCTGCTGGAACACGCGCTGGCCGGGGAGCCCCGTGCGCTGGAGCTGTTCCGCCGCAGGGCCAGGGTGATCGGCCGGGCCGTGGCACTGCTGCTGGACATGTTCGACCCCGAGGTGCTGGTGGTGGTGGAACCGGGTACGGGGCTCCTGCCGCACTGCCTGGCCGACCTGCGGGCGGAGGTGGCGGCCCGCTCCCTGGTGTGCGACGACCCCGAACAAGCCGTGGTGGCAAGCAGTTTCACCGGCCGTGTGCTGTCCACGGCGGGCGCGGCGGTGGCGCTCGGGGCCCTGTACGCGGATCCGCTCGGGTCCCTGCCGGCACCGGCGGCCGTCTCATGA
- a CDS encoding PP2C family protein-serine/threonine phosphatase, translated as MGTRPHTVVESGSGRPGTSSFPGAGARGRVPASRDASQGDDAADALWNGRPPTVLLIEDDPGDALLVEELVADSDVPLRLSLAGTLAEAITALETQTPQCILLDLHLPDAQGLEALERVLVHAEGSAVVVLTGLAEEQAGLAAVAAGAQDYLIKGRVEPDLFTRAIRYAIQRKHTELAASALQTSLLRAQENARLERGLLPVPLLLDTSVAICARYQPGRSQALLGGDFYDVVQTPDGMTHAVVGDVSGHGPDEAALGVCLRVAWRSFVLAGARGQQLLGLLERILVAERAGPEIFATVTCLTRLPAEDHMSVQRAGHPGALIRSPGGGVHLEEVPGGPALGLLPGHAAWPVTAVPIHRHGAVMLFTDGLIEGRIGSGSERLGEDGLLDLARRHAHQPADMFVDTLIRSAQTLAASGGGLADDVAVLHLEWNGAT; from the coding sequence ATGGGCACCCGCCCTCACACCGTGGTCGAATCCGGCTCCGGCAGACCGGGGACCTCCTCGTTCCCCGGCGCGGGAGCACGGGGCCGCGTCCCGGCGAGCAGGGACGCGTCACAGGGTGACGACGCCGCGGACGCCCTGTGGAACGGGCGCCCGCCCACGGTGCTCCTCATCGAGGACGACCCGGGCGACGCCCTGCTCGTCGAGGAACTGGTCGCCGACAGCGACGTCCCGCTGCGGCTCAGCCTGGCCGGGACACTCGCCGAGGCGATCACCGCGCTGGAGACCCAGACCCCCCAGTGCATCCTCCTCGACCTCCATCTGCCGGACGCCCAGGGCCTGGAGGCCCTGGAACGGGTCCTCGTGCACGCCGAGGGATCGGCCGTGGTCGTCCTGACCGGGCTCGCCGAGGAACAGGCCGGCCTCGCCGCCGTCGCCGCCGGCGCCCAGGACTATCTGATCAAGGGACGGGTCGAACCCGACCTGTTCACCCGCGCGATCCGCTACGCGATCCAGCGCAAGCACACCGAACTCGCCGCCTCCGCCCTCCAGACGAGCCTGCTCCGCGCCCAGGAGAACGCCCGCCTGGAACGCGGCCTGCTGCCCGTCCCGCTGCTCCTCGACACCTCGGTCGCCATCTGCGCCCGCTACCAGCCCGGCCGCTCCCAGGCCCTGCTCGGCGGGGACTTCTACGACGTCGTGCAGACCCCCGACGGGATGACCCACGCGGTGGTGGGCGACGTCTCCGGGCACGGGCCCGACGAGGCGGCGCTCGGGGTGTGCCTGCGGGTGGCGTGGCGCTCCTTCGTCCTGGCGGGCGCGCGCGGGCAGCAGCTCCTCGGTCTGCTCGAACGGATACTGGTCGCCGAGCGGGCCGGGCCCGAGATCTTCGCGACGGTGACCTGTCTGACCCGGCTGCCCGCCGAGGACCACATGTCGGTGCAGCGCGCGGGTCATCCCGGAGCGCTGATCCGCTCGCCCGGCGGTGGTGTACACCTGGAGGAGGTGCCGGGCGGGCCGGCGCTGGGCCTGCTGCCCGGTCACGCGGCCTGGCCGGTGACCGCGGTCCCGATCCACCGGCACGGCGCGGTCATGCTGTTCACCGACGGGCTCATCGAGGGCCGGATCGGCTCGGGTTCCGAACGGCTGGGGGAGGACGGGCTGCTGGATCTCGCCCGGCGCCACGCCCACCAGCCGGCCGACATGTTCGTCGACACGCTGATCCGGTCCGCGCAGACCCTTGCGGCGAGCGGCGGTGGCCTGGCCGACGACGTCGCCGTGCTTCACCTCGAATGGAACGGTGCCACCTGA
- a CDS encoding DUF475 domain-containing protein, whose protein sequence is MVLKTFGWAFGFTVLGLAVAVLYDGWAALGIVAILTVLEVSLSFDNAVINAGILKKMSAFWQKIFLTIGVLIAVFGMRLAFPVVIVAVTAKLSPVSAVRLAVDDKDRYQQLVTDAHPSIAAFGGMFLLMIFLNFLFEDREITWLSWIERPLARLGRVDSLSVCLSLIVLLIASMTVATHAHQHGGAHADKAQTVLTSGLAGLVTYLIVGGLSSFFENRIADEEEAQEDARKDIPAPSGGDGKPRDGRGGPSFAALTGRAAFFMFLYLEVIDASFSFDGVIGAFAITNDIVLMALGLGIGALYVRSLTVYLVRQGTLDDYVYLEHGAHYAIGALAVILLVTIQYQISEIITGLIGVVLIAASFWSSVRRNRRIAAGQGGRDAP, encoded by the coding sequence GTGGTACTCAAAACATTCGGCTGGGCGTTCGGGTTCACCGTGCTCGGCCTCGCCGTGGCCGTGCTCTACGACGGATGGGCCGCACTCGGGATCGTGGCGATCCTGACCGTGCTGGAGGTCTCGCTGTCCTTCGACAACGCGGTGATCAACGCCGGGATCCTGAAGAAGATGAGCGCCTTCTGGCAGAAGATCTTCCTCACGATCGGTGTCCTCATCGCCGTGTTCGGCATGAGACTCGCGTTCCCCGTCGTCATCGTCGCGGTCACCGCGAAACTCAGCCCCGTCAGCGCGGTTCGCCTCGCGGTCGACGACAAGGACCGCTACCAGCAGCTCGTGACCGACGCCCACCCGTCGATCGCCGCCTTCGGCGGCATGTTCCTGCTGATGATCTTCCTCAACTTCCTCTTCGAGGACCGCGAGATCACCTGGCTGAGCTGGATCGAACGCCCGCTGGCCAGGCTCGGACGCGTCGACTCGCTGTCCGTCTGCCTGTCGCTGATCGTGCTGCTGATCGCCTCCATGACGGTCGCCACCCACGCCCATCAGCACGGCGGGGCGCACGCGGACAAGGCGCAGACCGTCCTCACCTCCGGGCTCGCCGGCCTTGTCACGTATCTGATCGTCGGCGGGCTCTCCAGCTTCTTCGAGAACAGGATCGCCGACGAGGAGGAGGCCCAGGAGGACGCCCGGAAGGACATCCCGGCGCCGTCCGGCGGGGACGGGAAGCCCCGGGACGGGAGGGGCGGACCGTCGTTCGCCGCCCTGACCGGCCGGGCCGCGTTCTTCATGTTCCTCTACCTGGAGGTCATCGACGCGTCCTTCTCCTTCGACGGGGTGATCGGCGCCTTCGCCATCACCAACGACATCGTGCTCATGGCGCTCGGTCTCGGAATCGGCGCGCTGTACGTCCGGTCGCTCACCGTCTATCTCGTCCGCCAGGGCACCCTCGACGACTACGTCTATCTGGAGCACGGCGCGCACTACGCGATCGGCGCGCTGGCGGTGATCCTGCTCGTCACCATCCAGTACCAGATCAGCGAGATCATCACCGGGCTCATCGGCGTCGTGCTGATCGCCGCCTCCTTCTGGTCGTCGGTGCGGCGCAACCGGCGGATCGCGGCGGGGCAGGGCGGGCGGGACGCGCCGTGA